In Larimichthys crocea isolate SSNF chromosome VII, L_crocea_2.0, whole genome shotgun sequence, the genomic stretch taaaatataattatacagtaataaacacactaataattacagtaataataGTTTCAGATTAAAGATACCTAAAGATGATATCATAAAAAGGAAGTTGCAGCTTTCTAGTTTTATCTTTTCTAAAAACGAATGATCCTTTTCTAAATCCATCGTGCTGTCCATGCACTGTAGATGATTATGATCTTTCTAACCCATGTTTATCACCAATATTTTGTTGTAAATCCATCCAGGATTTGCAGCAAGTGATGGTGTCTGGACCCAACCTGAATGAAACCAGTATTGTCTCAGGAGGTTATGGTGGACCTGCAGGGGGCATCATTCCCACGAGCACCATCAAAGGTACTGTTAGAGTCCCTAAGTGCCATCCTTCACAGGTCTTTACAGATTTCATGAATTTAAAGGTAATCTAAGTAAGTATGACTATGCTGTAGTTTATGATTATGCAACTGTTCGTACCATATAGGTCTTAATTaacttcttatttgtttcattgttgtagttttatgctttttactcttcttcgaatctctagtttttcatgcaactgctctgctGCCTTAAAaactgttagttgttgtctgctctgctctgtggagcactttgggctacaattctgtatgaaaggtgctatatcaataaataaagttcattgGTTTAATACATTAGTCAATCAATATAAATGACCCTGCAATTACTTTGCCaggttttggtttcacacagctCACCAACCCCCCCTAATATTCTGTCCATTGACGATTGCAGGCCGTCATGCACTGTGCCAGAGATCTGCCAATGTTGCAATCACTAAAAGAGGTCAATACTTAATGCCCCTTTAAGGAACCGTACCGAGAGCTCAGCTTTTCCTCCTTGTATTCTGATGTGTCACTAGAGAGCTGCTGACCTATAGGCTCCTTGGTTCATGTTACAAACATCCATATCCCATAGGGCCTGCTGTTCGCTTCAACCCTGAGTATCTGGACAGAAGACGAGCCCCTGCACCAGGACCAGGTGGCTGTGTGTTCTGACgaccttcttttgttttcttagttAACCTTTATATGTTGGTCTGTTTTGGCCCCTTTATAAAAGGTTTTGGTGTTGCTTGACCAAGGGAGTTGTATGCAACCTTGCTTGTACTTCTTCAACTCACAGTCTCTGCAACAAGAAATGTTTTGGCTGCTTTTAAAAATTAGGGATGCACTAACATGATATCACAGGGCACTGTTACTTGAAATGTCGTTGTCTAATAAGTATGTTCTCTTTTGTACTGTAAAATGCACTTTTGATGACTGTTTTGTCATTGCTTGGTACCTTTCATTCCATGAAGtccattttcatcttttcttttataaacCCTTTTATTCTGCATGGAAAACCTGCATGGTGGATTATTTCAAATCCCTTTTTAACTCCCAATTTATTATGTATCCTCCACCACTGAGCCTAACATATTTCTTTCAGGCTGCTGTTCAGCTGCATATCTCACTGCCAAGCTTGTTTATCACACACGTGCCTCAcgcttgttttatttcactccaTGCCTTGTTCTCATTATCACTCTTTGTCATCGGCATGCTCATTTCAGACATTCGCATGAAATCCAGAGGTGTTGGCATGCCTCGCAGCCAATCTGCAGCAGGTCGACTTGcccaacagacacaacaacatccAGGTATCACCAGGCTCATCGCCATGTCCCCACTGTCCCCACTATCATCATCCATGCAGTTTCTGTAAACCACTTGCTTGTAAACTTTGGTAGAATAGTTTACATTACagtatacttttttttgtttttttttgttaggttCATCGAACCATAACGCTAGTAATTCAACTGAAGAAGTTTCTCGTGGTGTGGCAGTGGAGAAACTGGACAGCGTGAAGAAATGGGGCATAAACACATACAAGGTAGTGTGGGCCGCGCCGTATTTCCAAAAACTGATTAAATGGATGTTAGTCCCATTTTTGCTGGGTTTAATGTCATATCTGTTCATATCCACTATACAGTGTACAAAGCAGATGTTCTCAGAGAGGTTTGGACGAGGTTCACGAACTGTGGACCTTGAACTCGAGGCTCAGATTGACGTGCTAAGAGATACCAAGAGCAAGTATGAAAACATCTTAAGACTGGCCACTGCACTCATCAGTCATTTTCAAAGCATGGTGCAGACACAACAGGCTCTAGGTGATACCTTCACTGACCTTAGCCAGAAGTCCCCAGAGTTACAGGTACAGCACTGCTGAAGCTTCTTCTGTAATGTGACATTAAAACGACGTTAGAaagtaaaaactaaactaaaacttgTTTGCTCCTCTGCAGGACGAGTTTGGGTAtaatgcagaaacacaaaagcTGTTGTGTAAGAATGGCGAGGCTCTGCTTGGTGCCATCAACTTCTTTGTGTCTAGTGTCAACACCCTGGTCAACAAAACAATGGAGGATACTCTGTTGACCATTAAGCTGTATGAAAACGCAAGGTAACAAAACCTGGCTTCCCATTTAGGGATCATCTTAATTCCTGTAAGGGAACCACCTGAAAAATGAGAACCTGTGACAGCCTGTATCACTGTTTTTGTATGCAGACTTGAGTTTGATGCCTATCGATCTGATCTGGAGGAGATGAGTTTGGGCCCTAGGGATGCAGCTACCATGGTCCGCATTGAGATGGCTCAGCATGACTACCAGATCCACAGAGACAAATATGAAAGGCTGCGCAGTGATGTCACCATCAAGCTAAAATTCCTGGAGGAAAACAAGGTTTGtagtttataattaaaaaaatttaagTTGTCTTTGAAATGCACGCATATTTCAAGAGTAACTTAACACCTcctgaaatctgaatttttgCAGCATCAGTGATGCTGCTTGTGGTCAGAGGTGAAATGTGCTTCAGCCAGTGCAGTAAAACACACTGCCTCTGAGCACTACTCATGTAAAATAGATGGCGCATGTTGTGATTAAATGGTGCCTAGTCTACAGTGTTAACAGTCCAGTGTTAAAAGTATGTTTCAGCAGTGATTTAGAGCTGACTGTCCACATAAAGAGAATGCACTTTTGTGTTCGCTGTTGTGAGTCTATTAAGGCAGACCAGGTCAAATTGGAGGAAGCAGGCAGGGCCTCtttgtgcacagacacaaacatgttcatgCTGTAGCGAATGTCtcagtttagtttagtcatCCATGCTGTCATGCAGTTTTTggcaaataatgaaaaataacaaagctAAGAATGAAGCATGTTTGACTCTTTAAAGCAAAGCTTTTCAAAGTGGGAGGTGAGCCTCTCCAGGAGGGCGGATAAAACTAATTCGAGCAACTAATAAATGTCATTCTAATAGATGTCCACCAGCTGTGCTTTCCTGTAAACACTTGAAACCGTGTTTGTAATGGCAGAacttccctcttcttcttccccttttttttttcttctaggtGAAGGTGATGCACAAGCAACTGCTTCTCTTCCACAATGCTATCTCAGCTTACTTTGCTGGCAACCAGCAGCAGTTGGAACAAACTCTAATACAGTTCAATGTAAAATTAAAGCCCCCAGGATCAGACAAGCCATCCTGGCTGGAGGAGCAGTAAAAGGTCAGCTGATTGAGATGTACAGTGACACACTGGTCAGTGAAGAACTCGACCTTGTGGTTAGATGGACAAAAATTAAATGCATAAAGGATTATATTGTAGGAGCAGTAGCTGCCagtgataaagaaaaacatgagaTATCtcttttgtaatgttttttttcagtatggCTTATTACATAGATGGAACGACAATTTCAGTTATATCTAGAACTGTTTTGTTAAATCACAAAATGACCTTTTGTTACTTTCTTATTCTTTCAGTAGCACAATCATTTACATGAATATCCCTTCttgtttatgtacagtatagtcTTCTATTGTGGAGATACCCCTTGGCAGTTTTGCACAtgcattagttttttttttttttaatgttgtctaaaacattttcttgaaTATTTTAGAGAATATCACATGGGAGGAATTCCACAAATCAGATTAGCAAGTTAGTGGGATACtgtcaaaacaaatacaaaatattatctgaatttatttttctcGAATATGCATGACTGAACCTTGATCAAATTTTGTTTGAATATAGTTTTCAAACTTATCCCACTATGTTTCTAATTTCACTTTGTGGAATATCTGCTTGAATAAACAGTTTGCAGGTTACATTATTTcttagaaggaaaaaaatatatagtgaATATAGTGTTTTTATCTCACCTAATATACAATCCATAATTGGTTTTATCTCTAAAATGCTGGGTACCTTCAGGTATGTCCTTATGAATCCAGCAAAGTAccattgttgtttatttcaagGTTTACATGTGGAATAAAGCCTCAAAAACAGATGCAACACTTACAAATCAGCATCAATTGATGATGAATACAACTCAGCTCTCAACTATCataaagaaatcaaaatgaaaaggCAATACAATGGTTGATTCACTATGTTTCAATAGGAGGAGCTAGTGTGCAACAACAAAGAACCGCCTCAGAGACTCTTTAAgtctcacattttaaaaaacaaaccatgaatAGGAATACTGGATGCATGTGATACCACATGCATCTTACATTTAAACATACAAGTTTCAGTGTCTTTTTAAGGACAGAATGTATGAGtacatttttcttatgttgtgttatttatttaccaaTGTTATGTACTTTTCTTTGGGGTTTTAGTCAGCTGATTGTCCTTGTCTTGTTCTGCATTTCCAATAAAGTCTGCtggatgttttgtttcacttaAATGTGTGGTTGACACAGATCAGTTGTTGATATGGGACGATTTCACAGAAATGCAGGTACAGAAAATTTACAATATGTGTGATATGTATACTTGTGTAGATGataatataatctaatatatCTTTACCATGCTTTCCATGacttattatttttcataaaaattTCCTAAAGTTATGCTTTCGTTTAAGAATTTGAAGATCCTATTCAGGTTACTGTAGcaaaaatatattgtgaatacATAGTGAAATAAATTCACAGGTGAGTTCACTGATTTATGATGTAAAAAACACTATAAACTGTATGAGAAAACATTACAACCTTAGTTTTAGATGTTGTCTATACAGTTAGTTAGCCGATTAGTTGGACAAATACCCATCATATTCTATCAGCTACTGTTTGTATTTACTCTACTTAACTGTGTGTATCTTGTTACTCTCACTGATTTCAGGCATTGTATGTATAAACTTGCATAACAATACTAAGAATGGGATTGAGAAAATAGTGAGTGGGAATACTGGATACATGTGAAACAACAAATGCTCTCTTCTATGTATCTTTTTTAGAGTATTTGTATCACACTGTAAGTCTACTGATGTAGAGTTAGTCTAAGTGGACTTGAGGGATTTTGAATAAGGCTAGACTAGTTTGGcctgttgttatttttcaacTGACAAAAGCTTAAACACGCTGGAGGTGTTctttgtgtaggtgtgtgcagCTGGTGCAGAAACCTACCAATGAGGTcatgcaacaacaacatggtGATGAATCCCTTTCCCATCTTTCTGCCCAGTGAACATCTGAATGCTTCTGAATTCTCCCGGATAAAAAGCAGAATATCAGATTCAAACACAGAACTGATCCTGTCAACATATCTCTGTTCTCCTTGGTTGGTACACTGTACTTCAGTGTATCTAAGCTTATCTTGAGATGACAGGCTGCTTAGACTGGACACAGATTTAGTCTGGCTATCTCTGTGCCTTATTGTAaccctcctcctgtctcctctctgtatATATGCAGCAAATGAATTATTTGAATGGTTTTAAAAGAAGTGGAGAACTATTAGTTatattaaagacattttatagCTCACAAAATATAGCTGTCTtgctacattttaaaaaactattttaagtGTCAGAATTCATTAACATTTTAGAtactcaaaatgtatttttaaatcgtaagttgaatatattttgttttaggttgtttgtcagacaaaaccAAGTAAAAGATGTCAAAGGTTCTCACAAATTGTGATGGGCATTTTGGACTATTTTCTAACCTGAGACTTAAGACCTAGTGATTGCTAGAAAATCAGctggttatttttattattatttttgattacaGCCCTAATTCAAATCCTGTTGAAGAAATGTATATGCAATTATCCTTTTAGGTTTATTTAAAATTGTACCGAGTTTCCCTCTGTGTTTGATAGTAGTGAATGATTTGCATACAAATGTATTTAGGGCAATAGATCTTTCATTCTAAGACGCCTATCATTTCTGGGACAAAGTTGAAGTGCTCGCTGCTGATCGACCCTGCACACAGTCCTGAAAGGCCAGTCTGATCACCAGgccacactacacacacacattacctaATGTTTAACCAGAGTTTATAACGTGTTACTCATTCATTCACTCGCCGGTTTATGCATTTTTGCtgacaaaataaagaatgaagCAGCTCTAAAAAAGATTGATAATGCATGTGCAACTATAATTTTCTGGTTATTTGGGCTAGTGGGAAAAGCTTCTGTAACACATCACTGATCAGAAATCAATTTGATCTCCGTATCACGCTGGAGGGGTCTAAACTTCCAGTGGACATGGGTTCATGACAGCTGGGCAGAAAACGCAACGCGGCCACAAACTCCAGCCAACAAGCCAAAGTAACTCCCGTGATCCCGGAGCTCCCTCCCGCTGGGAAGGTGTGGGCTTGTACACCTGGGCGTGTCGTTTCCACACAAGAAGTTTCGACACTCATTTCTTTTGCTATCCAGGTTGTTGTCGCTCTTTAGTGTTGATGATGAACGAGGtgtaaaaaaagacataaaggaaaaaaaagcaaaaaagaaagcaaggaCTATAAATCAGCagctgaggaaaaacaaaggtAAGTTCTTACTTCCTCATATGTGATCAGAATTAACAAAATGCTGGTTTGAGTAGTTTTTAGATCCAGGTGGATACGTGTAGTCGGTAGTAGAATAAAACGAGGTCTGTACAATCTACAATTAAACCTACAGATTATGATTTTTGTACTCACCTGGTTCTTCAACTAACTCAGCCAACTGGACTGAACTCAACGTGTTCAATAGTTGTTTCTTTTCAAGTTGTAATCTCTTAACAGTGTGTGAGTATCATGATAGATTTGGTGTAACTTTTGTATTTTGATTCTAAAGTCAGTCCTTCATTTTAGGTGCTATGGAGAAAGTCAATGATTTCATCCAAACACTGTTGCTTAGTGTTCATAGGATTTTCCTAACTCTGTCCACACCCTgatctcttttctttcagtctgaaTGCATCATCCTGACTGACAGGTCCCAGCTTCATCACAGCAAACAGCTTATATTTCACTATAAATCGCCTGCTGGTTCTCATCCTGCCTGTATGCGTCACTGAGACCATGATAGCATCCCAAACCTGTTGAGAGCTCCTTGACAAAAGATGCAACCAGGAGGTCCT encodes the following:
- the LOC104923285 gene encoding arfaptin-2 isoform X2 produces the protein MADSIMSKAATMEIPINSNGDTGTLPEDDSLEQDLQQVMVSGPNLNETSIVSGGYGGPAGGIIPTSTIKGPAVRFNPEYLDRRRAPAPGPDIRMKSRGVGMPRSQSAAGRLAQQTQQHPGSSNHNASNSTEEVSRGVAVEKLDSVKKWGINTYKCTKQMFSERFGRGSRTVDLELEAQIDVLRDTKSKYENILRLATALISHFQSMVQTQQALGDTFTDLSQKSPELQDEFGYNAETQKLLCKNGEALLGAINFFVSSVNTLVNKTMEDTLLTIKLYENARLEFDAYRSDLEEMSLGPRDAATMVRIEMAQHDYQIHRDKYERLRSDVTIKLKFLEENKVKVMHKQLLLFHNAISAYFAGNQQQLEQTLIQFNVKLKPPGSDKPSWLEEQ
- the LOC104923285 gene encoding arfaptin-2 isoform X1; this translates as MSLSNKYVLFCTVKCTFDDCFVIAWYLSFHEVHFHLFFYKPFYSAWKTCMVDYFKSLFNSQFIMYPPPLSLTYFFQAAVQLHISLPSLFITHVPHACFISLHALFSLSLFVIGMLISDIRMKSRGVGMPRSQSAAGRLAQQTQQHPGSSNHNASNSTEEVSRGVAVEKLDSVKKWGINTYKCTKQMFSERFGRGSRTVDLELEAQIDVLRDTKSKYENILRLATALISHFQSMVQTQQALGDTFTDLSQKSPELQDEFGYNAETQKLLCKNGEALLGAINFFVSSVNTLVNKTMEDTLLTIKLYENARLEFDAYRSDLEEMSLGPRDAATMVRIEMAQHDYQIHRDKYERLRSDVTIKLKFLEENKVKVMHKQLLLFHNAISAYFAGNQQQLEQTLIQFNVKLKPPGSDKPSWLEEQ
- the LOC104923285 gene encoding arfaptin-2 isoform X3 yields the protein MADSIMSKAATMEIPINSNGDTGTLPEDDSLEQDLQQVMVSGPNLNETSIVSGGYGGPAGGIIPTSTIKDIRMKSRGVGMPRSQSAAGRLAQQTQQHPGSSNHNASNSTEEVSRGVAVEKLDSVKKWGINTYKCTKQMFSERFGRGSRTVDLELEAQIDVLRDTKSKYENILRLATALISHFQSMVQTQQALGDTFTDLSQKSPELQDEFGYNAETQKLLCKNGEALLGAINFFVSSVNTLVNKTMEDTLLTIKLYENARLEFDAYRSDLEEMSLGPRDAATMVRIEMAQHDYQIHRDKYERLRSDVTIKLKFLEENKVKVMHKQLLLFHNAISAYFAGNQQQLEQTLIQFNVKLKPPGSDKPSWLEEQ
- the LOC104923285 gene encoding arfaptin-2 isoform X4 yields the protein MADSIMSKAATMEIPINSNGDTGTLPEDDSLEQDLQQVMVSGPNLNETSIVSGGYGGPAGGIIPTSTIKGSSNHNASNSTEEVSRGVAVEKLDSVKKWGINTYKCTKQMFSERFGRGSRTVDLELEAQIDVLRDTKSKYENILRLATALISHFQSMVQTQQALGDTFTDLSQKSPELQDEFGYNAETQKLLCKNGEALLGAINFFVSSVNTLVNKTMEDTLLTIKLYENARLEFDAYRSDLEEMSLGPRDAATMVRIEMAQHDYQIHRDKYERLRSDVTIKLKFLEENKVKVMHKQLLLFHNAISAYFAGNQQQLEQTLIQFNVKLKPPGSDKPSWLEEQ